One Kitasatospora sp. NBC_01266 genomic window carries:
- a CDS encoding MaoC family dehydratase: protein MAVSFDEVEVGTALPAQSFEVTRATLVRYAGASGDFNPIHWNERFAREVGLPDVIAHGMFTMAEALRVVTDWTGDPGAVLEYGVRFTKPVVVPDDDRGAVIEVTGTVAKLLENRQVRVDLLATSAGQKVLGMSRAVVQLA, encoded by the coding sequence ATGGCTGTCAGCTTCGACGAGGTCGAGGTCGGGACCGCGCTGCCCGCCCAGTCCTTTGAGGTGACCCGCGCCACGCTGGTCCGCTACGCCGGCGCCTCCGGCGACTTCAACCCGATCCACTGGAACGAGCGGTTCGCCCGCGAGGTCGGCCTGCCCGACGTCATCGCGCACGGCATGTTCACCATGGCCGAGGCGCTGCGGGTGGTCACCGACTGGACCGGCGATCCCGGCGCGGTGCTGGAGTACGGCGTGCGGTTCACCAAGCCCGTGGTGGTGCCCGACGACGACCGGGGCGCGGTGATCGAGGTCACCGGCACGGTGGCCAAGCTGCTGGAGAACCGCCAGGTGCGGGTGGACCTGCTGGCCACCAGCGCCGGCCAGAAGGTGCTCGGGATGTCCCGCGCCGTGGTCCAGCTGGCCTGA
- a CDS encoding UDP-N-acetylmuramate dehydrogenase has translation MHVTENAPLAPLTTLRLGGPARRLVTARTDAEVVAAVRAADAAGEPLLVIGGGSNLVIGDAGFPGTVLRIATTGFELTGTALELAAGEVWAEAVARTVEAGLAGIEFLAGIPGSAGATPVQNVGAYGQEVAQTITEVVAYDRQARETVTLPAADCAFSYRHSRFKADPERYVVLRVRFALEAADGASSPVRYAEVARTLGVEAGERVPLGTAYRTVLGLRAGKGMVLDPADHDTWSAGSFFTNPVLTPEQYQDFQERLAERSMTAPAYPAPDGHTKTSAAWLIDKAGFTKGYGSGPATLSTKHTLALTNRGRATTEDLLALAREVRDGVHAVFGVRLVNEPVMVGVRL, from the coding sequence GTGCACGTGACCGAGAACGCCCCCCTCGCCCCGCTGACCACGCTGCGGCTCGGCGGCCCCGCCCGTCGTCTGGTGACCGCGCGCACCGACGCTGAGGTGGTCGCCGCCGTCCGGGCCGCCGACGCGGCGGGCGAGCCGCTGCTGGTGATCGGCGGCGGCAGCAACCTGGTGATCGGCGACGCCGGCTTCCCCGGCACCGTGCTGCGGATCGCCACCACCGGCTTCGAGCTGACCGGCACCGCGCTGGAGCTGGCGGCCGGCGAGGTCTGGGCCGAGGCGGTGGCCCGCACGGTCGAGGCGGGCCTGGCGGGCATCGAGTTCCTGGCCGGCATCCCCGGCTCGGCCGGTGCCACGCCGGTGCAGAACGTCGGCGCCTACGGCCAGGAGGTCGCGCAGACCATCACCGAGGTGGTCGCCTACGACCGGCAGGCCCGCGAGACGGTCACCCTGCCCGCCGCCGACTGCGCCTTCTCCTACCGGCACAGCCGCTTCAAGGCCGACCCCGAGCGCTATGTGGTGCTCCGGGTCCGGTTCGCGCTGGAGGCCGCCGACGGCGCGTCCAGCCCGGTGCGGTACGCCGAGGTGGCCAGGACCCTGGGCGTCGAGGCCGGCGAGCGGGTGCCGCTGGGCACCGCGTACCGGACGGTGCTCGGGCTGCGGGCCGGCAAGGGCATGGTGCTGGACCCGGCGGACCACGACACCTGGTCGGCCGGCTCCTTCTTCACCAACCCGGTGCTGACGCCCGAGCAGTACCAGGACTTCCAGGAGCGGCTGGCCGAGCGCTCGATGACCGCCCCCGCCTACCCGGCGCCGGACGGCCACACCAAGACCTCCGCCGCCTGGCTGATCGACAAGGCCGGTTTCACCAAGGGTTACGGCAGCGGTCCGGCCACCCTCTCCACCAAGCACACCCTGGCCCTGACCAACCGCGGCCGGGCCACCACCGAGGACCTGCTCGCGCTGGCCCGCGAGGTCCGCGACGGCGTGCACGCGGTGTTCGGGGTCCGGCTGGTCAACGAGCCGGTGATGGTCGGCGTCCGGCTCTGA
- a CDS encoding adenosine deaminase, with the protein MRQDSPMEQHAVEQRDVRALPKAHLHLHFTGSMRPATLLELADRHRVRLPEALSSAAPPSLRATDERGWFRFQRLYDTARSVLRDEQDIRRLVRETAEDEVADGSRWLEIQVDPTSYAPRLGGLIPALELILDAVREASAATGVGIRVLVAANRMKSPMDARTLARLAVRYADDGVVGFGLSNDERRGLARDFDRAFAIARKAGLLAAPHGGELAGPDSVRDCLDDLGAGRIGHGVRAAEDPRLLQRLADRQITCEVCPASNVALGVYERAAAVPLRALFEAGVPLALGADDPLLFGSRLAAQYELARTVHGFSDAELAELARQSIRGSRAPEGVRKELLAEVDTWLTKPVTRMES; encoded by the coding sequence ATGCGGCAGGATTCGCCAATGGAACAGCATGCAGTGGAACAGCGAGACGTCCGGGCGCTGCCGAAGGCCCATCTCCACCTGCACTTCACCGGTTCGATGCGACCGGCCACGCTGCTGGAGCTGGCCGACCGGCACCGGGTCCGGCTGCCTGAGGCGCTCAGTTCTGCCGCCCCGCCCAGCTTGCGCGCCACCGACGAGCGCGGCTGGTTCCGGTTCCAGCGCCTCTACGACACCGCCCGCTCGGTGCTCCGCGACGAGCAGGACATCCGGCGCCTGGTCCGGGAGACCGCCGAGGACGAGGTGGCGGACGGCTCGCGCTGGCTGGAGATCCAGGTCGACCCGACCTCCTACGCGCCGCGGCTCGGCGGGCTGATCCCGGCGCTGGAGCTGATCCTGGACGCGGTCCGGGAGGCCTCGGCGGCCACCGGCGTGGGGATCCGGGTGCTGGTCGCCGCGAACCGGATGAAGTCGCCGATGGACGCCCGCACGCTGGCCCGGCTCGCGGTGCGCTACGCCGACGACGGCGTGGTCGGCTTCGGGCTCTCCAACGACGAGCGGCGCGGGCTGGCCAGGGACTTCGACCGGGCCTTCGCGATCGCCCGCAAGGCCGGCCTGCTGGCCGCCCCGCACGGCGGGGAGCTGGCCGGGCCCGACTCGGTGCGGGACTGCCTGGACGACCTGGGCGCGGGCCGGATCGGCCACGGGGTGCGGGCCGCCGAGGATCCGCGGCTGCTGCAGCGGCTGGCGGACCGTCAGATCACCTGCGAGGTCTGCCCGGCCTCCAACGTCGCGCTCGGGGTCTACGAGCGGGCCGCCGCCGTGCCGCTGCGGGCGCTCTTCGAGGCCGGGGTGCCGCTGGCGCTCGGCGCCGACGACCCGCTGCTGTTCGGTTCCCGGCTGGCCGCCCAGTACGAGCTGGCCCGTACCGTGCACGGTTTCTCGGACGCCGAGCTGGCCGAACTGGCCCGCCAGTCGATCCGCGGCTCGCGCGCGCCGGAGGGCGTGCGCAAGGAACTGCTCGCGGAGGTCGACACCTGGCTCACCAAGCCGGTGACGCGCATGGAAAGCTGA
- a CDS encoding pyridoxal phosphate-dependent aminotransferase: protein MSDSTPANVRPSDRRVSARVGAIAESATLAVDAKAKALKAAGRPVIGFGAGEPDFPTPGYIVEAAVEACRDPKNHRYTPAGGLPELKAAIAAKTLRDSGYQVDASQVLVTNGGKQAIYEAFAAILDPGDEVIVPAPYWTTYPESIQLAGGVPVEVVADETTDYKVSVAQLEAARTENTKVVLFVSPSNPTGSVYTEAEAEAIGRWALEHGLWVLTDEIYQHLVYGDATFTSLPALLPGLADKCIVVNGVAKTYAMTGWRVGWLIGPKDVVAAAANLQSHATSNVSNVAQRAALAAVSGDLTAVEEMKVAFDRRRQTIVRMLNEIEGVLCPEPLGAFYVYPSVKGLLGKEIRGKRPQTSAELAALILDEAEVAVVPGEAFGTPGYLRLSYALGDADLAEGVSRMQKLLGEAQD from the coding sequence ATGAGCGACTCCACCCCCGCCAACGTCCGCCCGTCCGACCGCCGGGTCTCCGCCCGGGTCGGCGCCATCGCCGAGTCCGCCACCCTCGCCGTCGATGCCAAGGCCAAGGCCCTCAAGGCGGCCGGCCGCCCGGTGATCGGCTTCGGGGCCGGTGAGCCGGACTTCCCGACCCCGGGCTACATCGTCGAGGCCGCCGTCGAGGCCTGCCGGGACCCGAAGAACCACCGGTACACCCCCGCCGGCGGCCTGCCCGAGCTCAAGGCGGCGATCGCGGCGAAGACCCTGCGGGACTCCGGCTACCAGGTCGACGCCTCCCAGGTGCTGGTGACCAACGGCGGCAAGCAGGCCATCTACGAGGCCTTCGCCGCGATCCTGGACCCGGGTGACGAGGTCATCGTCCCCGCTCCGTACTGGACCACCTACCCCGAGTCGATCCAGCTGGCCGGCGGCGTGCCCGTCGAGGTGGTGGCCGACGAGACCACCGACTACAAGGTCTCGGTGGCGCAGCTGGAGGCCGCCCGGACCGAGAACACCAAGGTGGTGCTCTTCGTCTCGCCGTCCAACCCGACCGGCTCGGTCTACACCGAGGCCGAGGCCGAGGCGATCGGCCGCTGGGCGCTGGAGCACGGGCTGTGGGTGCTGACCGACGAGATCTACCAGCACCTGGTCTACGGCGACGCCACCTTCACCTCGCTGCCCGCGCTGCTGCCGGGGCTGGCCGACAAGTGCATCGTGGTCAACGGGGTGGCCAAGACCTACGCGATGACCGGCTGGCGGGTGGGCTGGCTGATCGGTCCCAAGGACGTGGTGGCCGCCGCCGCCAACCTGCAGTCGCACGCCACCTCCAACGTCAGCAACGTCGCCCAGCGGGCCGCGCTGGCCGCGGTCAGCGGTGACCTGACGGCCGTCGAGGAGATGAAGGTCGCCTTCGACCGGCGCCGGCAGACCATCGTGCGGATGCTCAACGAGATCGAGGGCGTGCTGTGCCCCGAGCCGCTGGGCGCCTTCTACGTCTACCCGTCGGTGAAGGGCCTGCTCGGCAAGGAGATCCGCGGCAAGCGCCCGCAGACCTCCGCCGAGCTGGCCGCGCTGATCCTGGACGAGGCCGAGGTCGCGGTGGTCCCGGGCGAGGCCTTCGGCACCCCCGGCTACCTGCGGCTCTCCTACGCGCTGGGCGACGCGGACCTGGCCGAGGGCGTCAGCCGGATGCAGAAGCTGCTGGGCGAGGCGCAGGACTGA
- a CDS encoding MaoC family dehydratase N-terminal domain-containing protein, with protein MALDPSFIGRSYPPTEPYEVGREKIREFAAAIGDANPVYTDPQAAKALGHPDVIAPLTFPFVLSYAAAAQVVADPELGLDFSRVVHGDQKFLYTRPLRAGDRVRVSISIDNIKSLAGNDVLTVKGEIADESGEHVVTSVMTLVARAADDTAGE; from the coding sequence ATGGCGCTCGACCCCTCCTTCATCGGGCGGTCCTACCCGCCCACCGAGCCGTACGAGGTGGGCCGGGAGAAGATCCGGGAGTTCGCCGCCGCGATCGGTGACGCCAACCCGGTGTACACAGATCCGCAGGCCGCCAAGGCACTCGGGCACCCGGACGTGATCGCTCCGCTGACCTTCCCGTTCGTGCTCAGCTACGCGGCCGCCGCGCAGGTGGTGGCCGACCCGGAGCTGGGGCTGGACTTCAGCCGGGTGGTGCACGGGGACCAGAAGTTCCTCTACACCCGCCCGCTGCGGGCCGGTGACCGGGTGCGGGTGTCGATCAGCATCGACAACATCAAGTCGCTGGCCGGCAACGATGTGCTCACGGTGAAGGGCGAGATCGCCGACGAGAGCGGCGAGCACGTGGTGACGTCCGTCATGACCCTGGTCGCCCGGGCGGCCGACGACACGGCAGGGGAGTAG